One Desulfobulbus oligotrophicus DNA segment encodes these proteins:
- a CDS encoding tetratricopeptide repeat protein, giving the protein MNSSLLALIAAAVLIVIVLALKKRSTGKRSDGAVQEVQAEAAAPAEEAVEKESVLSDDPEETVATDEEPMVSADETVEAPLEEMPATEPTTGDLLQESEPVIEAIELEVIETEAPVDQEERAVEPGEELPVDITVSAAEEEETAEHASDESEAAAGEDEVVTAAFVQESREESGQEEQLFAEVDPVFSDSATVTEVVVDSDEEAAVFADETVDPALKVTADTEPVPGEGEEGASLIIEAVDENEPEVAQVIAREEATSEVQDEPELRVPAATEEEEAETEVPVSEPDEEVPADAAAAQPLQEDEQQEAAPVPPTDSTVSLESSDVSHPAAVEAGQAPTPIHLTLEVYSERLYALEERQRSLLTDAIARQDEALRDRLQRELVVMNEKIALLADSYTEEISCYQQVLQIMTQLQQEGNGSAELDEAVEHLYTGDPEKAEAVLSALSKKMQPFAARAAYGCGRLAECRVDLQLALTMYRGAIEQDVNNADYLQAAGRVARSLYRYKEALPWLESYVQLKKNSNSRDAVGLALAQRELAYTYVLSGNYQKAGPLYKEAMTGIARRLGEDHPEMAVSWQQIGELQETLGEYDKAVALYKKAISILVKKRGTEHPSLANLLTRLAALCMELEQEKEAVAVYEQLVRIQEKALRPTHPQLAISLNNLAEAYRLEGRYGEAEACYQKILEINETVHGPEHPSVAAVLQELAKLNTTQRRPEEAKRYQERAAAIFQKIVDASEKTSDKEGLTLELE; this is encoded by the coding sequence ATGAACAGTTCTTTGCTTGCCCTGATCGCTGCAGCTGTCTTGATCGTGATTGTTCTGGCACTAAAAAAACGGTCAACCGGTAAGAGATCCGATGGAGCCGTCCAGGAAGTACAGGCAGAGGCGGCTGCCCCTGCTGAAGAGGCCGTAGAAAAAGAGTCGGTGCTCTCTGATGATCCGGAAGAGACGGTTGCTACTGACGAAGAACCGATGGTTTCTGCTGATGAGACGGTCGAGGCTCCGCTGGAGGAGATGCCGGCAACCGAACCAACAACAGGTGACCTGTTACAAGAATCTGAGCCGGTGATCGAGGCAATAGAACTGGAGGTTATTGAAACAGAGGCACCGGTCGATCAGGAGGAAAGAGCTGTTGAACCAGGGGAAGAGCTGCCGGTGGATATCACGGTATCTGCTGCAGAAGAGGAAGAGACAGCAGAACATGCGTCGGATGAGTCGGAAGCGGCAGCTGGTGAAGATGAGGTCGTCACTGCTGCTTTTGTGCAGGAAAGCCGTGAGGAGAGCGGGCAGGAAGAACAGCTGTTTGCAGAAGTTGACCCCGTTTTTTCTGATTCGGCGACGGTAACAGAGGTGGTTGTCGATAGTGACGAAGAAGCAGCTGTTTTTGCCGATGAGACGGTTGATCCGGCGCTGAAGGTTACTGCTGACACAGAGCCTGTACCAGGCGAAGGTGAGGAAGGGGCGTCCCTGATCATAGAGGCGGTCGATGAAAACGAGCCTGAGGTTGCACAGGTAATAGCTAGGGAAGAGGCCACTTCTGAAGTTCAGGATGAGCCTGAACTTCGCGTTCCGGCCGCCACAGAAGAAGAGGAGGCCGAGACAGAGGTGCCGGTTTCTGAGCCGGACGAAGAAGTGCCGGCAGATGCGGCTGCAGCGCAACCGCTTCAAGAGGATGAACAGCAGGAGGCGGCACCGGTACCACCGACTGACAGTACAGTTTCTCTAGAGAGCTCAGATGTTTCCCACCCTGCTGCTGTTGAAGCCGGGCAGGCTCCCACACCGATTCACCTGACCCTCGAGGTGTATTCCGAACGTTTGTACGCTCTGGAAGAGCGTCAGCGCTCGTTATTGACCGACGCTATTGCCCGTCAGGATGAGGCCCTGCGTGATCGGTTGCAACGGGAGCTTGTGGTTATGAATGAGAAAATAGCGTTGCTGGCCGACAGTTATACTGAGGAGATATCCTGTTATCAGCAGGTGCTGCAGATCATGACACAGCTGCAACAGGAAGGAAATGGGTCTGCAGAACTGGATGAGGCTGTTGAGCATCTGTATACAGGTGATCCTGAAAAAGCCGAAGCGGTCTTGTCGGCGCTAAGTAAAAAGATGCAACCGTTTGCAGCCCGGGCAGCCTATGGCTGTGGCCGTTTGGCTGAGTGCCGGGTTGATTTACAGCTGGCGCTCACCATGTACAGAGGCGCGATTGAACAGGATGTGAACAATGCTGATTATCTGCAGGCCGCAGGACGGGTTGCGCGCAGCCTTTATCGGTATAAGGAGGCTTTGCCGTGGCTGGAGAGCTACGTACAGTTGAAAAAGAACAGTAACAGCCGTGATGCGGTGGGATTAGCCTTGGCACAGCGGGAACTGGCCTATACGTATGTGTTGAGCGGCAACTATCAGAAGGCGGGGCCACTGTATAAGGAAGCCATGACCGGCATAGCCAGAAGACTTGGTGAAGATCATCCGGAGATGGCCGTCAGTTGGCAACAGATAGGTGAACTGCAGGAGACTCTGGGGGAATATGACAAGGCGGTTGCTCTCTATAAAAAGGCCATCTCCATCCTGGTGAAAAAACGGGGAACCGAGCACCCGTCTCTGGCCAACCTTCTGACCAGGCTGGCGGCGTTGTGTATGGAACTGGAACAGGAGAAAGAGGCTGTGGCTGTCTATGAACAGCTGGTTCGAATCCAGGAAAAAGCCCTTCGGCCGACTCACCCGCAGCTGGCCATCAGTCTGAATAATCTTGCTGAGGCCTATCGTCTGGAGGGACGTTATGGTGAGGCTGAGGCGTGTTATCAGAAGATATTGGAAATCAATGAAACCGTGCATGGCCCTGAGCATCCCAGTGTGGCCGCTGTTTTACAGGAATTGGCCAAGCTGAACACCACTCAGCGTCGGCCCGAGGAGGCAAAACGTTACCAGGAACGGGCTGCTGCAATTTTTCAAAAGATTGTGGATGCCTCGGAAAAAACTTCTGATAAGGAAGGACTGACCCTGGAGCTGGAGTAA
- a CDS encoding ABC transporter ATP-binding protein yields MPLLINNLPSAERQPPLFSIRQLSFTYPDGTPGLQGVTLDIHAGDRIALMGPNGSGKSTLIRHLNGLNTVQEGSCLFEGSNIEPDRNSTLRQRIGLLFQDPDDQLFCPTLYEDVAFGPRNQGKNATQVDHLVRNALAGVNLDHLLYKSSHSLSYGQKKRAALAAILAMEPEVLLLDEPTANLDPGQERRIKELLAGYTGTLIIIEHDLLFLQGICNRAVVLVEGRVQYDQHFDDLLGNPRLLVACGLDFTFRFTDLDCAAASAGHQHCQVTPEQDTNGYHRQSDHGRQPLIELQRYSYRYADGTVGLRDINFGLFTGETVALLGENGAGKSTLALCLLGLHLGEGSLLLDGEQVSPNERSRLWQRVGMVFQHCAEQLFCPSCWEEVAFGPQQLGLPADEVEHRTQEALALVQLHGCEERVPLNMSEGERKRLAIAAALSLRPDLLLLDEPAAGLDPRSEALLVQILAELPVTKLLITHDLNFIRWLSRRTVVLHQGRIIRDYATSSFLADEHLQEITGLDYQYKRRCRQA; encoded by the coding sequence GTGCCTTTGCTGATAAATAACCTGCCATCTGCCGAAAGACAGCCACCTCTGTTCTCCATCCGCCAGTTGTCTTTTACCTATCCAGACGGTACGCCCGGCCTGCAGGGGGTTACACTGGACATTCATGCCGGTGACCGGATCGCGCTGATGGGCCCCAACGGTTCTGGGAAATCGACACTGATTCGGCACCTGAATGGACTCAATACGGTGCAGGAAGGCTCGTGCTTGTTTGAGGGCAGCAATATCGAACCCGACCGGAACTCGACCCTGCGGCAACGGATCGGTCTGTTGTTTCAGGACCCAGACGACCAGCTTTTTTGTCCGACCCTGTATGAGGATGTCGCCTTTGGTCCTCGCAATCAGGGCAAGAATGCAACCCAGGTTGATCACCTGGTCCGAAATGCCCTGGCTGGCGTCAACCTTGACCACCTACTCTACAAGTCGTCTCACAGTTTGAGCTACGGTCAGAAAAAACGGGCTGCCTTGGCTGCCATTCTTGCCATGGAGCCTGAAGTGCTGCTCCTTGATGAACCGACAGCTAATCTGGACCCCGGTCAGGAACGACGGATCAAGGAACTGCTGGCAGGATACACCGGCACCCTCATCATCATTGAGCATGATCTGCTTTTCCTCCAGGGGATCTGTAACCGGGCGGTCGTCCTGGTTGAAGGCCGGGTGCAATATGATCAGCATTTTGATGACCTGCTGGGAAATCCCCGGCTTCTGGTTGCGTGTGGCCTCGATTTTACCTTTCGTTTTACCGACTTGGATTGTGCTGCGGCGAGTGCGGGACATCAGCATTGTCAGGTCACCCCTGAACAGGATACCAACGGCTATCATCGGCAGTCAGATCATGGCAGGCAACCCCTGATCGAGCTGCAACGGTACAGTTATCGTTACGCTGACGGAACAGTTGGTCTTCGCGATATAAACTTCGGTCTCTTCACAGGAGAGACCGTGGCCCTGCTGGGTGAAAACGGGGCGGGCAAATCTACTTTGGCGCTCTGTTTGCTTGGTTTGCATCTGGGTGAGGGCTCTCTGCTGCTGGACGGAGAACAGGTGTCCCCAAACGAACGATCACGACTTTGGCAAAGGGTGGGCATGGTGTTTCAGCACTGTGCTGAACAACTGTTCTGTCCCTCCTGTTGGGAAGAGGTTGCATTTGGACCGCAACAGCTGGGATTGCCTGCAGATGAGGTGGAGCATCGTACGCAAGAGGCCCTGGCGCTGGTCCAGCTTCATGGTTGCGAAGAGCGGGTGCCTCTCAATATGAGTGAAGGTGAACGTAAGCGATTGGCAATCGCTGCTGCCCTTAGCCTACGTCCGGATCTACTGCTCCTTGATGAACCGGCGGCAGGTCTTGACCCTCGCAGTGAAGCCCTCCTCGTGCAAATCCTTGCAGAACTCCCTGTAACAAAATTGCTCATCACCCATGATCTGAATTTCATCCGCTGGTTGAGCCGGCGCACAGTGGTTCTGCATCAGGGACGGATCATTCGCGACTATGCGACCAGTTCATTTCTGGCCGATGAGCACCTTCAGGAAATTACCGGCCTTGATTACCAGTACAAAAGAAGATGCCGGCAGGCTTAA
- the hemW gene encoding radical SAM family heme chaperone HemW: protein MLLEQQAGLYVHVPFCHRKCGYCSFFSTVPRAGDRDRFCSALLTQMQYLAAQPEVQCLGFATIFFGGGTPSVLPASVLSDLLHRLRHLFSCSTPDPEITVEVNPGTIDGTALSALRRAGFNRLSIGVQSLVDRELAALGRMHSSREALAAILAARRAGFDNLSFDLMYGLPQQTVSSWQATLDRALDLQPQHLSMYELTVEEGTPLAAQAQADPRLLPPEEEVLAMMAATATAVAGSSLQRYEISNYAEPGSLCRHNVNYWNNGCYVGLGPAAVSAFGGVRRTAVADLDEFFRRVLSGLPVWEDVESLDREAAFRETVVIGLRLLAGVSVTALQDRFGLDLPTYYGSHLDQLIGQGLLTLHQDRLCLTLKGLPVANQVLSALV, encoded by the coding sequence ATGCTTCTGGAACAGCAGGCCGGCCTCTATGTGCATGTTCCCTTTTGTCACCGAAAGTGCGGCTACTGTAGTTTTTTCTCAACTGTGCCCAGAGCGGGGGACCGCGACCGGTTCTGTTCAGCGCTGCTGACGCAGATGCAGTACCTGGCGGCCCAGCCGGAGGTGCAGTGTCTTGGCTTTGCCACGATCTTTTTCGGTGGTGGTACGCCTTCAGTCTTACCCGCCTCTGTCTTGAGTGATCTTCTGCACAGGTTGCGTCATCTGTTTTCTTGCAGCACCCCTGATCCGGAGATTACTGTAGAGGTTAATCCCGGCACCATTGATGGGACGGCGCTGTCCGCACTGCGGCGGGCTGGGTTTAACCGGCTCTCCATCGGAGTGCAGTCACTGGTGGACCGTGAACTCGCCGCGCTGGGCCGCATGCACAGCAGCCGGGAGGCATTGGCCGCTATTCTTGCCGCCCGTCGGGCCGGTTTTGACAATCTGAGCTTTGATCTGATGTATGGGCTGCCGCAACAGACGGTGAGCAGTTGGCAGGCAACGCTGGATCGCGCCTTGGATCTTCAGCCGCAACATCTCTCCATGTATGAGTTGACAGTGGAAGAGGGAACTCCCCTGGCTGCTCAGGCACAGGCTGATCCCCGGTTGCTCCCGCCCGAGGAGGAGGTGCTGGCAATGATGGCAGCCACGGCAACAGCGGTTGCCGGGTCCTCACTGCAGCGCTATGAAATCTCCAACTATGCTGAGCCCGGCTCTCTATGCCGCCATAATGTCAATTACTGGAACAATGGTTGCTATGTCGGCTTGGGGCCCGCTGCGGTCAGCGCTTTTGGCGGTGTGAGACGAACAGCAGTGGCGGATCTGGACGAGTTCTTCCGTCGTGTTCTTTCCGGCTTGCCGGTGTGGGAGGATGTTGAGAGCCTGGACCGGGAGGCGGCTTTTCGTGAGACCGTGGTCATTGGTCTGCGACTGCTGGCCGGAGTATCCGTCACTGCACTGCAGGACCGTTTTGGTCTTGATCTCCCCACCTATTATGGTTCGCATCTTGATCAGCTTATAGGGCAGGGGTTGTTGACATTGCACCAGGATCGACTCTGTTTGACTCTGAAGGGGTTACCGGTGGCAAATCAGGTGTTATCCGCATTGGTCTGA
- a CDS encoding recombination-associated protein RdgC: MGLLSGSASFTRFTVVGELPASFWEFAAQRIAALSFKDIDDTMDEFSIGWVSVADMFDAGFAYSSYAAGDNLVLTMRIDERKVAPSVLKKYVTKEEERLKREKQIPRLSRSARLEIKERVRAELVRHSPPVPLTCDVCWNLADNTVLFFSTSKKAIALLEDLFKETFQVSLVLQIPWTTGLRMVNEDILDQYEAMRPALLL; the protein is encoded by the coding sequence ATGGGTTTATTATCGGGTTCAGCATCATTTACACGTTTTACAGTGGTGGGGGAATTACCCGCCTCTTTCTGGGAATTTGCCGCACAGCGAATTGCCGCTCTGAGCTTCAAAGACATTGATGACACCATGGATGAATTCTCCATTGGCTGGGTGTCAGTGGCTGATATGTTTGATGCAGGCTTTGCTTACAGCAGTTACGCTGCCGGCGATAACCTTGTTTTGACCATGCGGATTGACGAACGTAAGGTGGCTCCCTCTGTGTTGAAGAAGTATGTGACTAAGGAAGAGGAGCGGTTGAAAAGAGAAAAACAGATCCCTCGCCTCAGTCGATCTGCTCGTTTGGAGATCAAGGAACGGGTACGAGCGGAGCTGGTTCGCCATTCGCCGCCGGTACCATTGACCTGTGATGTCTGCTGGAACCTTGCCGACAACACCGTCCTTTTCTTTTCCACAAGTAAAAAGGCAATCGCCCTGCTGGAAGATCTTTTCAAGGAGACGTTTCAGGTCTCTCTGGTTTTACAGATTCCCTGGACGACCGGATTGCGCATGGTAAACGAAGATATTCTTGATCAATACGAAGCCATGCGGCCCGCTCTGTTGCTGTAG
- a CDS encoding MBL fold metallo-hydrolase, which yields MECTLTVLCENSVSLSHGLIGEHGWAVHVDNGEHRLLFDTGQGLGLVNNSRVMGVDLSRLEAIVISHGHYDHTSGLPEALVACGGADVYIHPDAFVDRYWCRDGKNDECREIGIRYKRSYLESLGARFKSVLRFTEIFPGIYLTGEVPRLNDLELPDTTMKVRGDDGSWQQDALKDDLSLIVATEKGLTVVLGCAHAGLMNILDHVTANLPGRPLHMIIGGTHLGFADQQRFDATVAAIDRFGIKQLGASHCTGLSNCARLQQKLGDRFFFAAAGTRWKC from the coding sequence ATGGAATGTACGCTGACGGTCTTATGTGAAAATTCCGTTTCTTTGTCCCACGGGCTCATCGGCGAGCATGGCTGGGCGGTCCATGTTGACAACGGAGAGCATCGTCTGTTGTTTGATACCGGGCAGGGATTGGGGCTGGTGAATAACAGTCGGGTCATGGGTGTTGATCTTTCCAGGTTGGAGGCCATTGTCATCAGCCACGGCCATTATGACCATACCAGTGGACTCCCGGAGGCGCTTGTGGCCTGCGGGGGGGCTGATGTCTATATTCATCCGGATGCCTTTGTCGATCGATACTGGTGCAGGGATGGCAAGAATGATGAGTGCCGGGAAATCGGTATTCGCTATAAGCGGAGCTATCTTGAGTCGTTGGGGGCTCGTTTCAAGTCTGTACTCCGGTTTACTGAAATTTTTCCCGGCATCTATCTGACCGGTGAGGTGCCCAGGCTGAACGATTTAGAACTTCCTGATACAACCATGAAGGTGCGGGGGGATGATGGTTCCTGGCAGCAGGATGCACTGAAAGACGATCTGTCGCTGATTGTTGCTACAGAAAAGGGGTTGACCGTGGTGCTCGGCTGTGCCCACGCCGGATTGATGAACATTCTTGATCATGTTACCGCCAATCTGCCCGGCCGACCTCTGCACATGATCATCGGTGGCACGCATCTGGGGTTTGCCGATCAACAGCGGTTTGATGCTACAGTGGCGGCCATCGACCGATTCGGGATCAAACAGCTGGGAGCTTCTCATTGCACGGGTCTGTCCAACTGCGCCCGACTGCAGCAGAAGCTTGGCGACCGTTTCTTTTTTGCTGCTGCCGGGACCCGGTGGAAATGCTGA
- the cbiM gene encoding cobalt transporter CbiM, translating to MHIADGVLPFSIATAGYALTVGGVGISLRMLHNDDLPKIAVATASFFVASLVHLPLGPTSVHLLLPGIVGALLGSAAFLSITIGLFLQSLLFQFGGLTALGANALMMGTPALICGWLFRRIRGQTRTSNAIAGAMVSGLGTVLAACILAVLLMTAGEDFWGVAKVAVLAHIPVVAVETLVGGGIVSFLYQVKPELLISRTVPG from the coding sequence ATGCACATTGCTGATGGGGTGTTGCCCTTTTCCATTGCTACGGCAGGGTATGCGTTGACTGTTGGCGGTGTCGGCATCAGTCTCCGCATGCTGCATAATGATGACCTGCCAAAGATTGCAGTGGCAACGGCCTCTTTTTTTGTGGCTTCCCTTGTTCACCTGCCCCTTGGCCCAACCAGTGTCCACCTTCTTTTACCAGGCATTGTCGGCGCCCTGCTTGGTTCGGCCGCCTTTCTTTCGATAACTATCGGTCTATTTTTACAGTCACTGCTTTTTCAGTTCGGCGGCTTGACAGCATTGGGTGCCAATGCCCTGATGATGGGGACACCGGCCCTGATTTGCGGGTGGCTTTTTCGACGTATCCGGGGCCAAACCCGCACTTCAAATGCCATTGCCGGAGCCATGGTCAGCGGCCTTGGTACCGTTCTGGCGGCATGTATCCTTGCCGTTTTGCTGATGACTGCCGGTGAGGATTTTTGGGGTGTTGCCAAGGTCGCGGTGCTGGCGCATATACCGGTTGTTGCGGTGGAAACTTTAGTTGGTGGAGGGATTGTCAGTTTTCTCTACCAGGTGAAACCCGAGTTGTTGATTTCGAGAACAGTACCCGGTTGA
- the radC gene encoding RadC family protein — MEKCEWQKKGQGHRQRLRDKFLEQGIEAFTDSEIIELLLTFGTPRSDCKEAARLALAQFKSLPAVLDASSVQLQRIKGLGPKNIFALQFIQGVARRYLRQRVVGRQYVHSSREVADYLIHTMRGLQHEVFTVVFLDAAHAVIDSAVVAEGTITINTIYPRELVKAALAHNAAALVVAHNHPSGSLTPSRQDEELTRTLHLVCSFMHINLLDHLIIGSGDQVYSFADQGIMAKIRDDCRQIVRQVG; from the coding sequence ATGGAAAAATGTGAGTGGCAGAAAAAAGGACAGGGCCATCGACAACGACTGCGTGACAAGTTCCTTGAACAGGGCATTGAGGCGTTTACCGATAGTGAAATTATCGAACTGCTGCTGACCTTCGGCACACCGCGATCCGATTGCAAGGAGGCAGCCCGCCTGGCCCTGGCACAGTTTAAATCCCTGCCGGCGGTGCTCGACGCCTCCTCCGTTCAACTGCAGCGGATCAAGGGACTGGGGCCGAAGAATATCTTTGCCCTGCAGTTTATCCAGGGTGTGGCTCGTCGTTATCTGCGCCAGCGCGTTGTCGGCAGACAGTATGTTCATTCCTCCCGGGAAGTTGCCGACTATCTGATCCATACCATGCGCGGCCTGCAGCATGAGGTGTTTACCGTGGTCTTTCTTGATGCCGCCCATGCCGTCATTGATTCTGCGGTGGTTGCGGAAGGCACCATCACCATCAACACCATCTATCCCCGTGAACTCGTCAAGGCGGCGCTGGCACATAATGCAGCCGCCCTGGTTGTTGCCCACAACCATCCCTCCGGCAGTCTCACCCCCTCGCGGCAGGATGAAGAGCTGACCCGTACGTTGCACCTTGTCTGCTCCTTTATGCATATTAACCTTCTTGATCACCTCATCATAGGCAGCGGTGATCAGGTGTACAGCTTTGCGGATCAGGGTATTATGGCCAAGATCCGTGACGACTGCCGGCAGATTGTCAGACAGGTGGGCTGA
- a CDS encoding carboxypeptidase regulatory-like domain-containing protein, with protein sequence MRFVYQCLAVVIVLTGIGVGPVWAHKVNLFAYTEGGIVYTESYFSDGVKVKGGRIEVQDAGGTTLLKGITDDQGLFSFPLSQKEDMTIILNAGMGHKGTYLLKKEEM encoded by the coding sequence ATGCGATTTGTTTATCAATGTCTGGCTGTCGTCATTGTACTGACAGGGATAGGCGTTGGGCCTGTTTGGGCTCATAAGGTGAATCTTTTTGCCTATACCGAAGGTGGCATTGTGTACACGGAAAGTTACTTCTCAGATGGAGTAAAGGTCAAAGGAGGTCGCATTGAGGTGCAGGATGCCGGCGGTACAACCCTGCTGAAGGGCATAACTGATGACCAGGGGCTCTTTTCTTTTCCCTTGTCCCAAAAGGAAGACATGACCATCATCCTCAATGCTGGTATGGGGCATAAGGGGACGTATCTGTTGAAAAAAGAAGAGATGTAG
- the gatB gene encoding Asp-tRNA(Asn)/Glu-tRNA(Gln) amidotransferase subunit GatB → MEFETVIGLEVHAQVKTRSKIFCSCSTQFGTPPNTQTCPVCLGMPGSLPVLNRQVVESALRLGLATDSSFNRENRFARKNYFYPDLPKAYQISQFELPICEHGTLEIELEGQAPKSIGITRIHMEEDAGKLVHDEHEPVSYVDLNRSGMPLLEIVSEPDLRSPEEAAAYLKKLHAIVRYLDICDGNMQEGSFRCDANISLRPIGREKFGTRCELKNMNSFRNVQLALEYEVRRQRDILLEGGQVVQQTLLWDPDRGRTEPMRGKEEAHDYRYFPDPDLVPVVVDDGWIERVRAELPELPDKRRQRFIDDIDLSDYDATILTASRELADYFEAALGSYGNAKKLANFIGTELLRDFGPERIGDCPVKPHQLADLLSMTEQGTISGKIAKTVFSAMLISGDDPETIVKAQGLVQMSDEAELVSLVREILAANPDQVQQFREGKAKVMGFFVGQLMQKTKGQANPQLANRLFLQELG, encoded by the coding sequence ATGGAATTTGAAACCGTGATAGGGCTGGAAGTGCATGCCCAGGTAAAGACCAGAAGCAAAATTTTCTGCAGCTGTTCCACGCAGTTCGGAACACCGCCCAACACTCAAACCTGTCCGGTCTGTCTGGGGATGCCGGGATCCCTGCCCGTACTGAACCGGCAGGTGGTGGAATCGGCCCTCAGGCTGGGATTGGCGACTGATTCGTCCTTTAATCGGGAAAACCGGTTTGCCCGCAAGAATTACTTTTATCCGGATCTGCCCAAGGCGTACCAGATTTCGCAGTTTGAGCTGCCGATCTGCGAACATGGTACGCTGGAAATAGAACTTGAGGGGCAGGCGCCAAAAAGCATCGGTATCACTCGTATCCATATGGAAGAGGATGCCGGCAAACTGGTGCATGATGAACACGAACCGGTCAGCTATGTTGATCTTAACCGGAGCGGTATGCCGCTGTTGGAAATTGTCAGCGAACCGGACCTGCGTTCACCCGAGGAGGCGGCAGCCTATCTCAAAAAGTTGCATGCCATTGTCCGTTATCTCGATATCTGTGACGGGAATATGCAGGAAGGCAGTTTTCGCTGTGATGCCAATATTTCCTTACGACCGATTGGCCGGGAAAAATTCGGTACCCGCTGTGAGCTGAAGAACATGAACTCCTTCCGCAATGTTCAGTTGGCACTGGAGTATGAAGTGCGGCGTCAGCGGGATATCCTGCTTGAAGGCGGGCAGGTGGTGCAGCAGACGCTGCTGTGGGATCCGGATCGCGGCCGGACCGAACCGATGCGCGGTAAGGAGGAGGCCCATGATTACCGTTATTTTCCGGATCCTGATCTGGTGCCGGTGGTGGTGGATGACGGCTGGATTGAACGGGTGCGTGCCGAGTTGCCGGAGTTGCCGGACAAACGGCGGCAGCGTTTCATCGACGATATCGATTTATCTGACTATGATGCCACGATCCTCACCGCCTCCCGCGAGTTGGCCGATTATTTTGAAGCAGCACTCGGGAGCTATGGGAATGCCAAAAAACTGGCCAATTTCATTGGTACCGAACTCCTGCGTGACTTTGGTCCGGAGCGGATTGGTGACTGTCCGGTCAAACCACACCAGCTTGCCGATCTGTTGAGCATGACAGAGCAGGGGACGATTTCCGGCAAAATCGCCAAAACAGTCTTCAGCGCGATGTTGATCAGCGGTGATGATCCGGAGACAATTGTCAAGGCCCAGGGTTTGGTCCAGATGAGCGATGAGGCAGAGCTCGTCAGCCTGGTGCGGGAGATTCTTGCCGCCAACCCGGATCAGGTCCAGCAGTTCCGTGAGGGTAAGGCCAAGGTGATGGGCTTTTTTGTTGGTCAGCTGATGCAGAAGACCAAGGGGCAGGCGAATCCGCAGCTGGCCAACAGGCTGTTCCTGCAGGAGTTGGGTTGA
- the cbiQ gene encoding cobalt ECF transporter T component CbiQ translates to MPNQISKVIVLDTFESFGLVLATLTVVLVAVVFFSRRKRQRVSDNREPDWSIPVLDEQSDGSSLFHSWHPTVKVSTLCLCCFLIVSLSTLTWCLAAVGVCTLAVLLARTPWERLLRRLTAISGFLAMLIVLLPFTSATRPGDTVLLVFGMEGWPLHQRGLVLALTIVCKAVSVVLLMEPMLGTAPFFRTLRGFTGLGLPQKLLSMTALCHRYLFVFQEEILYMQRAMRVRGFTPRTNLGTMRIMGNCFGMLFIRSFERTERIYEAMLSRGYQGSFPIGPEPSKTVCDFIKAAACAIIGLLLLVLDKMMPILLP, encoded by the coding sequence ATGCCGAACCAGATTTCAAAGGTTATCGTCCTGGACACTTTTGAAAGCTTTGGTCTTGTCCTCGCAACACTTACAGTGGTGCTGGTTGCCGTTGTTTTTTTCAGCCGACGTAAAAGACAACGGGTCAGTGACAACCGCGAGCCGGACTGGTCGATTCCCGTTCTTGATGAACAGTCTGATGGATCATCTCTTTTTCACTCCTGGCATCCCACCGTCAAGGTGAGCACACTCTGTCTCTGCTGTTTTCTGATCGTCTCTCTCAGCACCTTAACCTGGTGTCTGGCAGCTGTCGGGGTCTGTACTCTTGCCGTCCTGTTGGCTCGTACACCGTGGGAACGCCTGTTGCGACGCCTGACCGCAATAAGCGGGTTTCTCGCCATGCTCATTGTTCTTTTACCCTTTACCAGCGCCACCCGGCCGGGAGATACGGTTCTACTTGTTTTTGGTATGGAAGGCTGGCCGCTTCATCAACGTGGCCTCGTTCTCGCATTAACCATTGTCTGCAAGGCGGTCAGTGTTGTCCTGCTGATGGAACCGATGCTGGGCACAGCCCCTTTTTTTCGTACTCTGCGGGGATTTACCGGGCTCGGTCTTCCTCAGAAGCTCCTGTCCATGACAGCCCTGTGTCATCGTTATCTGTTTGTTTTTCAAGAGGAGATCTTGTATATGCAGCGGGCGATGCGGGTACGGGGGTTTACGCCCAGGACGAATCTTGGCACCATGCGTATTATGGGCAACTGTTTTGGTATGCTGTTTATCCGCTCCTTTGAACGGACAGAACGAATTTACGAGGCAATGTTGAGTCGCGGGTATCAGGGCAGTTTTCCCATTGGTCCTGAACCATCCAAAACGGTTTGTGATTTTATAAAAGCAGCCGCATGCGCCATAATCGGTCTCCTGTTGTTGGTGCTTGATAAAATGATGCCGATACTTTTGCCATAG